One part of the Glycine max cultivar Williams 82 chromosome 14, Glycine_max_v4.0, whole genome shotgun sequence genome encodes these proteins:
- the LOC100819525 gene encoding protein NETWORKED 4A: protein MAASGVHSCKQMRRLESRKSHSWWWDSHISPKNSKWLFENLEEMDRSVKRMLKLIEEDADSFAKKAEMYYQKRPELVALVEEFYRVYRALAERYDHVTGELRKNIPSDLQSQGSGISDAGSEPSSTWPSPTPKRGRRFKSGTRAAGFEYFLGTSGNGTDVYQKDGDESSTLTDSEEESDDSSVNNYLGFSRNGSDLGINRRIMELETELREVKEKLWMQEEEHVDGSSRGSRSENTEDVYTKINAYEQELMTVNEKLRLSEEEITKLKIELEKYRLFNTENLEAGFESSSMKEHINEGGEALEHKTIELEGSIDGVDKELFDQNGEIETLVRELRITKENLKASEMQITSLKFEANKSSERIQQLHDQLELARKDISTWKTKFNSEKRESTKLHERLARLRTSLSDRDHEIRDLKTAVSDTEQKIFPEKAQLKSEMSKVLDKRTHLEERIREWESRGRCFEDEIRRIQSEKMETEEALKGEIQLLKADIEQRESNIKDLNTILDTLKLEKDNLHVEVYSLKEEVNSRDGRIEHLNTHLNQLHMEHVQLIAGMDEAQKQVEELKSKAKQLEEEVERQKTVILEGEEEKREAIRQLCFSLEHYRDGYNMLRQHVMGHKRVPVLAV, encoded by the coding sequence AGATGGACCGGAGTGTGAAGCGAATGTTGAAGCTGATAGAAGAGGATGCAGATTCATTTGCCAAAAAAGCTGAAATGTATTATCAGAAGAGGCCAGAATTGGTTGCTCTGGTTGAGGAATTTTACCGTGTTTACCGGGCTCTGGCTGAACGTTATGATCATGTCACAGGAGAATTACGGAAGAATATACCCTCTGATCTCCAATCCCAAGGTTCTGGTATTTCAGATGCTGGCTCTGAACCTTCCTCCACTTGGCCCTCTCCAACTCCGAAGAGGGGGCGTCGTTTTAAGTCTGGTACCCGAGCTGCTGGGTTTGAATACTTTCTTGGCACTAGTGGAAATGGTACTGATGTATACCAAAAAGATGGGGATGAGTCCTCTACTTTGACAGATTCTGAGGAGGAATCTGACGATTCATCAGTTAATAATTATTTGGGTTTCTCACGGAATGGTAGTGATCTGGGGATAAACAGAAGAATAATGGAATTGGAAACTGAGCTTCGTGAGGTAAAAGAAAAGCTATGGATGCAGGAAGAAGAACATGTAGATGGATCATCTAGGGGATCAAGAAGTGAGAATACTGAAGATGTTTATACCAAAATTAATGCATATGAACAAGAACTGATGACTGTGAATGAGAAGTTAAGACTTTCAGAAGAAGAAATTACTAAACTGAAGATTGAGCTTGAAAAATACAGACTCTTCAATACAGAAAATTTGGAGGCTGGTTTTGAGTCATCATCAATGAAAGAACACATCAATGAAGGAGGGGAAGCCCTGGAACACAAGACTATAGAGCTTGAGGGAAGCATTGATGGTGTGGATAAGGAATTGTTTGACCAAAATGGTGAGATCGAGACACTTGTGAGGGAGCTAAGAATTACCAAAGAAAATCTCAAAGCTTCAGAAATGCAAATTACTTCACTGAAATTTGAGGCCAATAAATCATCTGAAAGAATTCAGCAGTTGCATGATCAGCTTGAGTTGGCTCGTAAAGACATTTCTACATGGAAAACCAAATTCAATAGTGAGAAAAGAGAGAGCACCAAACTCCATGAAAGACTTGCAAGGTTAAGGACTAGTCTATCAGACCGTGACCATGAGATCAGGGATTTGAAAACAGCAGTATCTGACACCGAGCAGAAAATCTTCCCAGAGAAAGCTCAGTTGAAGTCTGAAATGTCAAAGGTGCTGGACAAACGGACTCATTTAGAGGAACGGATCAGAGAATGGGAAAGTCGAGGCCGTTGTTTTGAAGACGAGATCAGAAGGATCCAGTCCGAAAAAATGGAGACAGAGGAGGCACTTAAGGGTGAGATTCAACTATTAAAGGCAGACATAGAGCAGAGAGAGAGCAACATAAAAGACCTCAACACAATCCTTGATACTTTAAAACTAGAGAAAGATAATCTCCATGTAGAAGTCTATTCACTCAAGGAAGAGGTGAACTCCAGAGATGGTAGGATTGAGCACCTGAACACCCATTTGAACCAACTTCACATGGAACATGTACAACTGATTGCTGGAATGGATGAGGCACAGAAACAAGTGGAAGAACTAAAATCAAAAGCAAAGCAACTTGAGGAAGAGGTCGAGAGGCAAAAAACCGTGATtttagaaggagaagaagagaaacGCGAGGCCATACGGCAGCTATGTTTCTCACTCGAGCACTATAGAGATGGCTATAATATGCTTCGGCAGCATGTTATGGGACACAAACGGGTTCCAGTTTTGGCTGTCTAA